The following are from one region of the Oncorhynchus nerka isolate Pitt River linkage group LG8, Oner_Uvic_2.0, whole genome shotgun sequence genome:
- the LOC115120338 gene encoding leucine-rich repeat-containing G-protein coupled receptor 5-like, which translates to MIQALPSFRGCEKIQKIDLHHNEIKELQADTFQGLTSLRSLDLAWNKLSSLNPLSFSSLPALIKLDLTSNRLSYLPVSGLHGLTHLKLAGNEDLQELLPAESLPKLRVMELPYAFQCCAFVSCEKHSSPWDRDNNHNGKDDFGRREGILSNQDHEDFLLDFDDEPKSHHTVQCSPSPGPFRPCHHLFGSWLIRVGVWVIATLSLVCNTLVMVSIFLSPSFLSPVKLLIGLLALVNSLMGLWSATLATVDALTFGSFGRYGARWESSTGCKLTGFVSIFASETSIFLLTVAALERGLSIRRGKAAEGKTSPGTLRLVAALCFLLGLAITLLPLLGDYGVSSICLPMPYEEPSSLGFMVALVLVNSLCYLIMTVTYARLYCSLEKGEPDNLWDCSMIRHVAWLLFTNCLLYFPVAFLSFSSLLKLPSVGPEVVKSVLLVVVPLPACLNPLLYVLFNPHFREDLGLLHRRTRGALHLSRPRRLSLVSLNSEDAEKQSCDSTQALVTFGVSEEEEESRGAGQQPSAEAHHPPFAFIPCR; encoded by the exons TGACCTGGCTTGGAACAAGCTGTCCTCTCTGAACCCGCTGTCCTTCTCCAGTCTGCCTGCCCTCATCAAACT tgaTCTTACTTCCAACCGGTTGTCCTACCTGCCTGTATCTGGGCTCCATGGACTCACACACCTCAAACTAGCTGGCAACGAGGACCTGCAGGAGCTACTGCCTGCTGAGAGCCTCCCCAAACTGAG ggtgatGGAGCTGCCCTATGCCTTCCAGTGCTGTGCCTTCGTCTCCTGTGAGAAACACTCCTCTCCCTGGGACAGAGACAATAACCACAACGGGAAGGACGACTTCGGGAGGAGGGAGGGCATCTTGTCTAACCAAG acCACGAGGACTTTCTGTTGGACTTTGATGATGAGCCCAAATCCCACCACACTGTCCAGTGTTCCCCATCACCTG GTCCGTTCCGTCCTTGCCACCACCTGTTTGGCAGCTGGTTGATCCGTGTTGGTGTGTGGGTCATTGctactctctccctggtctgCAACACACTGGTGAtggtctccatctttctctccccgTCCTTCCTGTCCCCTGTGAAGCTGCTGATTGGCCTGCTGGCTCTGGTAAACAGTCTGATGGGGCTGTGGTCTGCCACGCTGGCCACTGTCGATGCCTTGACCTTCGGCAGCTTCGGCCGCTACGGGGCGCGATGGGAGAGCAGCACGGGCTGCAAGCTGACCGGCTTCGTCTCCATCTTCGCTTCTGAGACCAGTATCTTCTTACTGACTGTGGCCGCCCTGGAGAGGGGGCTGTCGATACGGAGAGGCAAGGCCGCCGAGGGGAAGACTTCGCCGGGCACGCTGAGGCTGGTGGCCGCCTTGTGTTTCCTTCTGGGCCTGGCTATCACCCTGCTCCCCCTGCTGGGGGACTACGGAgtctcctccatctgtctccccatgccCTACGAAGAGCCCTCCTCTCTGGGCTTCATGGTGGCTCTAGTCCTGGTCAACTCCCTATGTTATCTCATCATGACCGTCACATACGCCCGCCTCTACTGCAGCCTGGAGAAAGGAGAGCCGGACAACCTGTGGGACTGCTCCATGATCCGTCACGTGGCCTGGCTGCTGTTCACCAACTGTCTCCTCTACTTCCCTGTagccttcctctccttctcctccctgctGAAACTGCCCTCGGTAGGGCCTGAGGTGGTGAAGTCAGTGCTTCTAGTGGTGGTTCCTCTCCCAGCCTGCCTCAACCCTCTACTCTACGTCCTCTTCAACCCTCACTTCAGAGAGGACCTGGGCCTACTCCACAGAAGGACTCGCGGCGCCCTGCACCTCAGCAGACCCCGCCGACTCAGCCTCGTCTCGCTCAACTCGGAGGACGCCGAGAAACAGTCATGTGACTCCACGCAGGCCCTGGTCACCTTCGGGgtgtcagaggaggaggaggagtctaggGGGGCGGGGCAGCAACCCAGCGCCGAGGCACACCACCCTCCGTTTGCCTTCATCCCCTGTCGCTAG